ATCTTCTAACTCATCATGTAAATTCTCAATTTCTGTTATATCATGACTTATTGCCATATATTCAATTACTCTATTTTCTTTATCTTTTAAAGGAAATATCGTCATATTTAAATGAAAAATTTGTTTATTTTTATTCAAATATGAATTTTCACCTTTCCAAATCTTCTCATCAAACATTTCATCTGCTTTTGATTTTTTCTGTTTTAATAAATTTATATATTCAAAAATAAAATAATTTTTTCCTATTAATTCATCTTTTGTAAATCCACTAATATTATAAAAAGCTTCATTTGCATAAGTTATATTTTTGTTAAGATCCATTCTAAGAATAATATTACTTTCATCTATTGCTTCTTTATAGGCGTTTACAGTTCTAATTGATTCATTTAAATCTGAAACACTTTTTTGTGTTAAATTTTCAAAATAATTTTTTGATATTTCTAAATCTGTTATGTCATTTGATAAAGATATAAACTCTAAGATATTTTCATCTAAATCTAAAATTGGTTTTACTATTAAATCAACAAAATATTCTCTTCCATCTTTAGAAATATTCTTTATACGACCTTGCCAAGATTTTTTTTCACCTTTTATTTTTTTCCACATATCTTTAAAAATAGTTTTATCCATTAAAGGATGATTTATAATGCTGTGTGGTTTTCCTAAAATTTCTTCTTTTGTATATCCAGAAATTTTTTCAAAAGGTTCATTAATATATGTTATAATTCCATCAATTGTAGCTTTTGATATAATTGATCTTTCATCTACAATATCTTTATACTGTTTTAAAGTATTGTAAATTTCTTTATTTTCTTTTTCTAAATATATATTTTTTGAGATACTAAAAAGTGTTTCACTTAAAGCATAAAGATTTAGTGGTTTAGTTAAATATCCTGCTACATTTAATTTAATTGCTTCGAATAAATAATCCGTGTCATTAAATGCTGTCACAAAAACAATAGGAATATTTGAATTTA
The DNA window shown above is from Arcobacter lacus and carries:
- a CDS encoding HD domain-containing phosphohydrolase, with protein sequence MKKTQDYFFYLKKTKVLYVEDNDNTREELEYFLERKVERLFVAKNGQEGLDLFKENQPDLIIADIQMPIMNGIKMVEAIKEINSNIPIVFVTAFNDTDYLFEAIKLNVAGYLTKPLNLYALSETLFSISKNIYLEKENKEIYNTLKQYKDIVDERSIISKATIDGIITYINEPFEKISGYTKEEILGKPHSIINHPLMDKTIFKDMWKKIKGEKKSWQGRIKNISKDGREYFVDLIVKPILDLDENILEFISLSNDITDLEISKNYFENLTQKSVSDLNESIRTVNAYKEAIDESNIILRMDLNKNITYANEAFYNISGFTKDELIGKNYFIFEYINLLKQKKSKADEMFDEKIWKGENSYLNKNKQIFHLNMTIFPLKDKENRVIEYMAISHDITEIENLHDELEDTQREIIYKLGEIGETRSSETGYHVKRVAEYSKLLAQKSGLDYKDVNILFMASPMHDIGKIGIPDAILNKPGKLTAEEWEIMKTHTQIGFNILKNSKRETLKAAGIVSYTHHERWDGTGYPLGLKGEEIHIFGRITAIADVFDALSSERVYKKAWSIEKILELFDEEKGKHFDPNLINIFMNNLDEFLIIKEKYKDLHEKFEH